A part of Miscanthus floridulus cultivar M001 chromosome 6, ASM1932011v1, whole genome shotgun sequence genomic DNA contains:
- the LOC136457596 gene encoding uncharacterized protein, whose amino-acid sequence MVGGGRRGGAAEEVKLNTGNVFAALESLKKKKKGDKGKAAGSSSRKKHGEGAAQQQEPPQKELFWAPAPLTTKSWADVEDDDDDDYFATTAPPPPVWGTADEPAKEEEEDVEDAVRAALQEDIESDDEDIDDEVDDGAEDEPEHEAKDAPAEPAVKTAAAPAAPPKDTERQLSKKELKKKELAELDAVLAELGLSGNSSSAAQDAEKKGANQTGDAEKKEDAPAPSESKTSKKKKKKDKSSKEGKETQEAADGSEETASAGPDEDTTAVDVKERLKKMASMKKKKSSKEMDTAAKIAAAEAAARSARLAAAKKKEKSHYNQQPVR is encoded by the exons ATGGTGGGCGGGGGGAGGCGGGGCGGAGCGGCGGAGGAGGTGAAACTCAACACCGGCAACGTGTTCGCGGCGCTCGAGtccctcaagaagaagaagaagggcgacaagGGCAAGGCGGCCGGGTCATCCTCCAGGAAGAAGCACGGCGAGGGCGCCGCGCAGCAGCAGGAGCCGCCGCAGAAGGAGCTCTTCTGGGCGCCCGCGCCGCTCACCACCAAGTCGTGGGCGGAcgtcgaggacgacgacgacgacgactacttcgccaccaccgcgccgccgcccCCCGTCTGGGGCACCGCCGACGAGCCcgccaaggaggaggaggaggacgtcgAGGATGCTGTGCGCGCCGCCCTTCAGGAG GACATTGAGAGTGATGATGAGGACATTGATGATGAGGTTGATGATGGAGCTGAGGATGAACCTGAGCATGAAGCGAAAGATGCCCCAGCCGAGCCTGCTGTCAAGACAGCTGCAGCCCCGGCTGCGCCACCCAAAGATACAGAAAGGCAGCTGTCtaaaaaggagttgaaaaagaagGAACTAGCAGAACTTGATGCAGTATTGGCTGAGCTGGGACTTTCTGGGAATTCGAGCAGCGCTGCACAGGATG CTGAGAAGAAAGGTGCCAACCAAACTGGTGATGCAGAGAAAAAGGAAGATGCTCCTGCCCCTTCGGAGAGCAAGAcctcaaagaagaagaaaaagaaggacaagagtTCAAAGGAGGGAAAAGAAACACAAGAAGCAGCTGATGGGTCAGAGGAGACTGCCAGTGCAGGACCTGATGAAGATACCACTGCTGTGGACGTGAAGGAGCGCTTAAAGAAGATGgcttcaatgaagaagaagaaatcgAGCAAAGAGATGGACACAGCTGCCAAAATTGCCGCTGCCGAGGCCGCAGCGAGGAGCGCAAGGCTTGCGGCggccaagaagaaagagaagagtcATTACAACCAGCAGCCCGTGCGGTAA